The genomic segment ATTTCCTGAAATGGTTGACCGTATCCGTAAAATGGCTTTGCCGTCTGTTTCTAAACTGTAAACATATAAGTAATATTGCTTTTTAAAAAATAATCTTATATAAACACCTCATGATAAATCATCAGGGGGTTTATAAACCCCTGTTATAGTCAGGCTATAAATATTAAGGAGATAAAAATAATAACATGGCTGGAAAAAAAAGAATTTTAAGCGGTATGCGCCCTACCGGGCCTCTTCACCTGGGAAATCTTCACGGTGCTCTTTCAAACTGGATTGACATGCAGGATAAATATGACTGTTTTTTCTTTATAGCAGACTGGCACGCCTTAACCAGCAACTATGAAGACACAGCCAATATACCGGATTATATAAATAATATGATAATAGACTGGCTAAGTGCCGGATTATCACCTGAAAAAAGCACCATGTTTGTTCAATCCCATATCAAGGAACATGCCGAGCTTTTCCTGCTCCTTTCCATGATTACCCCGGTGCCCTGGCTGGAGCGCAATCCAACATATAAGGATCAGATTATCCAGATGTCCAATAAGGATTTATCCACTTTTGGTTTTCTGGGTTATCCTGTTCTCCAGGCAGCAGATATTATCATATACAAAGCTGACGGTGTTCCAGTGGGTGTTGACCAGGTTCCCCATGTGGAAATAACCCGTGAAATTGCAAGGCGGTTTAACTATCTTTATGGTAATGTTTTTCCTGAACCTGAAGCAATTTTAACCAAAGAATCAAAGATTCTTGGTTTAGACCGCCGGAAAATGAGCAAGAGTTATGATAATGCCGTTTATATGTCAGATTCACCAGATATTATAAGTTCCAAGGTATCAAAAATGATAACCGATCCAGGCAGAAAACTGAAAAGTGACCCTGGAAATCCTGAAATCTGCAATGTATTTGCATTTCACAAGCTTTATTCAGCCCAAGACTTAGTTGATGAAATAGATGAACAATGCCGGAAAGCTGAGATAGGATGTGTGCAGTGCAAGAAAAAAATGGGTGTGAACCTGGTCAAATTTCTGGAACCTATAACCGAAAAAAGGGCTTATTATGAATCCAAACCCAAACTGGTAAAGGAAATTATACTTGAAGGCGGCAATAAAGCCAGAAAAACTGCCTGCCAGACAATGGACGATGTTAGAAAAGCAATAAAAATATAATCATGTCTGTATTCTTTTATGCCTGCAAAACAATATAAAGTTAAGGTAGAAAATATCTTTGAAGGTCCTATGGACCTTCTTGTCTTTCTTATAAAAAAAAATGAGGTTGACATCTATGATATTCCCATTGCCCTGATTACAGAACAATATCTCCAATACCTGGATTGGATGAAAGCTATGAATATTGATTTTGCAGGTGATTTCATACTCATGGCTTCTACCCTTACTCATATTAAATCCAGGATGCTTCTTCCTGTTCACCATGATTCCGATGAGGAGGACGAAGATCCCCGCATGGAAATAGCGCGGCCGCTTTTAGAATACCTGCGCATGAAATCTGCTGCTGAACAATTGGCAGACCGGGATTTTTTAGGAGAAGATACCTTTTCCAGGGTGCCTTCACAAGAAGATTTAAAATTTGATAATTCAGAACAAAGTATCCAGGTAAGCATGTTTGAACTTATTAAAGCATTTCAAAATATCCTGGAAAATATTTCTAAGGATCATCTTGTGGATTTTAGCAGAGATCGTTTTTCCATAAAAGATAAAATATCTGCAATAATTGATATTCTTGAACAAAAAGGCTCTATTGTATTTCATGAACTATTTTCCAGAAATACAGACAAAGATGAACTTATTGTTACCTTTCTTGCAGTTCTGGAACTGGGAAAACTGGGACTTGTCCGTATTGCCCAGCAGTTTCAAACCGGTATTATCCGGCTTTTTTATTTGTAATATCAGACAATATGAACCAGGAACTTAAATATATAATTGAAAGCCTGCTCTTTGTTTCCGATACACCGCTTTCTGTTTTAAAACTCAAAACTATAATTGATATTGAGGACTCAAAGCTTGTTATTCAGGCTCTTAAACAGCTTGATCTTGAGTATGAAACCAGGAAAGGGGGATTTTATCTAAAAGAGGTAGCAGGAGGCTATCAGCTCCGCACCAGGCCGGATTATAAGGAATGGATCAAAAAAATGCTGCAAAACCGGCCTGCCAGGCTGAGTAAAGCAGCAATGGAAACCCTTGCCATTATTGCATATAAACAGCCGGTTATAAGAAGTGATATTGAATATATCCGGGGTGTTGACTGCGGCGGGGTTTTAAGGGTTCTTTTAGAACGAAAGATTATCAGGGTTATGGGCAGAAAAGAGATTCCAGGCAGACCCATGATTTATGGAACAACCCAGACCTTTTTGGAAATGTTTGACTTAAAAGACTTAAAAGACCTGCCTTCTCCAAAAGAGATTGAGGATTTTAATGAAGATTCAAAAACCACAGGAGACTAAAAGAAAGATTTAAATATGAAATACCTGCCTGTAAATAAAGATTTGTTTATTCAAAACAGAGAAAAACTTGCAAAACTTCTTAAACCAGGATCTGCTGCAGTTTTAAATTCCAATGATATCATGCCCTCAAGTGCTGACAGCATACGCCGTTTTGTCCAGCATACAGATATATTTTATCTAACCGGCATAGACCAGGAAGAAAGTATTCTGCTCATTTGCCCTGATGCAAAAGAAGATAAGCATAAAGAAATACTTTTTATCAGGGAAACCAGTGAAAAAACTGCAGTCTGGGAAGGTCAGAAATACACAAAAGAACAGGGAAGTGAAATATCCGGCATTAAAACTGTTTACTGGACATCCAGTTTTAATGAAGTTTTTCGTGAGCTTGCTTTTGAATCTGAACATATCTATTTAAATACCAATGAACACCTGAGAGCTGATATTGTAGTAGAAACAAGGGATGCCAGATTTTTGAAATGGTGTAAACAAGCATACCCTCTGCATAAGTACGAACGCCTGGCTCCGATTATGAATCATCTCAGGGCTGTTAAATCAGATATAGAAGTGGAATTGATTAAAACTGCCTGTAATATTACAAACAAAGCTTTTCGCAGACTGCTGAAATTTATTAAGCCGGGTGTATGGGAATATGAAATTGAGGCTGAAATCTGGCATGAGTTTATGAAAAACCGTTCCAGGGGCCCGGCTTATGACTCCATAATTGCTTCAGGTTCAGATTCATGTATTTTACATTATATAAAAAATGACAAGCAGTGCATGGACCAAGACCTTGTTCTCATGGATTTTGGAGCTGAATATGCTAATTATACCTCAGACCTTACCCGGACAATACCGGTAAACGGCAGATTCACAGACCGGCAGAAAGATGTTTATAACTCTGTTTTACGGGTTCACGACCAGGCTGCTGATATGCTCAGACCTGGAAATACAATTAAGGAATATCAAGAAAATGTGGTAAAAATAATGGAAAAGGAATTAATCGGCCTGGGGCTTTTAGATGCCGGACAAGTAAAAAATCAGGATAAACAAAAACCTTTGTATAAAAAATATTTTATGCACGGTACTTCACACCATCTTGGACTTGATGTTCATGATTATGGAAATAAATACAGACCCTTTGAACCAGGCATGGTTCTCAGCTGTGAGCCTGGAATTTATATAAAAGACGAGGGATTTGGAATCAGGATTGAAAATAATATCTTGATAACAGAAGATAAGCCGGTGAACCTGATGGCAGATATTCCTGTTCAGGCTGGGGAGATTGAGGATTTGATGAACGGGTAATAGATACTTTTTGCTTGACAAGCTATTTTCCCTTCATTATAGTTCCGAAAAAATTTTAATGTGTCTTTTTCAAAAGGCCAGGGAGGATACTCCCGGCTTTTTTTTTGAGTCCAAAAGTATATTCCAAAAGGAGAATTTCCAAAATGATTTGTACAACCGTAAGAAATGGTTTTGATTGTACATTTATGACCAAAAAAGGGTGTTCATACAATGGCGGAGTCTGCCATGAGATAGCTGAACAATGTAAGGGCTGCAGCCGTATCATCGAATTTGAATCTGCCTCTTATTGCAGTGTTTCACCTGAACCTGCTTTAAAATGGAAAAACGGAATCTGTAATATGGCTACCCATATTAAGGTTGAAAATCTTAAAAAACAGGCAAAGATCAACCCGATCAAAGCATCTAAGCGCGGAAACCGTTAATAAGTATTCAGCATATATCTTGCTGACAATATTTAACCCTGCCCAGACATACTGGGCAGGGTTTTTATTTTCCTCTTGCATTTTTTCCTTTAAACCATTACAAAAATTCGTTATTTATAAACTAAATTTTCCAGAAAACTATTTTTAAGGAAGGAAACCTTTATGAGTATAAATCCAATTGCACAGGAGTTAAACACAGCCATTAAAAATGCCAACCATTTTCTTATGGAAATGTTTTCCAAAACAGGACGAAGGCTTTTTTTTCCCAAAGGAATTTTAAGTCAGAGTGCTGAAGCCAGGCAGAATGCAGAAGACAAATATAATGCCACCATAGGCATAGCTACTGAAAATCTTCACACCATGCACCTTTCTTCAGTAATGTCTTTTCTGAATACTGATAAACTCAGGCCCAGTGAAACATTAACCTATGCACCTTCATATGGAATTGCCGAACTCAGACAGGCATGGAAGGACAGCATATATGAAAAAAACCCTTCTTTAAAAGGCAGGCAGATAAGCCTGCCTGTTGTTACCAATGGAATAACCCACGGTATCAGTGTTTTTGCAGATATGTTTCTTGATCCTGATGATGTTGTTATTTTTCCTGACAAGATGTGGGGAAATAACAATCTGATAATGTCTGTAAGAGGGGATGCCTGTATATCTCAATATCAGATGTTTAATAATCAGGGCGGGTTTAATCTTGAAGCATTTGAAGCCAGGGTAAAACTTGAGGCTCAGAATAATTATAAGGTTGTAGTATTTCTTAATTTTCCCAATAATCCCACAGGATATACTGTAACTGAACATGAAGCTGACAGGATTGTGGAGATTCTTTCAGACATTGCCCAAAAAGGCACAAATATTATTGCAGTAGCTGATGATGCTTATTTTGGGCTTCGCTACGAAGATGCCCCTATAAAAGAATCCATATTTGCAAGATTATGCAGCTGTCATCCCAGGCTTCTTGCTGTTAAACTTGATGGTGCTACCAAAGAAATGTTTGTATGGGGTCTCAGGGTTGGATTTATAACATATGGAACCCAGATAACAGGCGGAGATTATGCGTCTTTTTATGAGGCAATGGAAAAAAAGACTGCTGGAAATATCAGGGGAACAGTTTCAAATGCAAGCCATGTAAGCCAGCGCCTGGTGCTGAAAACCCTGAAGTCAGAAGATTATCCAAAACAAAGGGCTGAAAAGGTTGAAATTTTAAAGGCCCGTGCCAACAAGGTCAAAGAATTGCTTTCAGGTTCCAGGTTTGATGATGCCTGGGAAATGTATCCTTTTAACTCGGGATATTTCATGTGTTTAAAGCTTAAAAATGTTGAAGCAGAAGCATTAAGGGTTCATCTTCTGAAAAAATATAAAGTAGGGCTGATTGCCACCGGCAAATCAGATATAAGGATTGCTTTTTCATCAGTTGACAAAGAAAATATTGAACCCTTATTTGAGCTTATCTATAAAGGCGTTAAAGATCTTGAAAAATGATAAATAAAAAATCCGGCAAACTGGCTTATGCAGGAAAATGGACATTTTATTTTGTAATAATTGGAATTATTGCAGGTCTTGGTTCCGTAGTTTTTCATTATTTATGCCAGCTTGGTATCCATTATTTTATGGATATGATTGCCGGATATCGTCCCCCTGCACCAGCAGGAGAACATCATCTTCTGCCGCCTACTGACAGACCTTTTAACAAATGGCTTCTGCTTTTTTTACCTGCATTTGGGGGTATTTTAAGCGGCTGGCTTGTATATACCTTTGCTCCTGAAGCAGAAGGACATGGCACAGATGCCGCCATTGATGCTTACCACAACAAGGGCGGTTTTATCAGAAGCCGGGTTCCTGT from the Desulfonema limicola genome contains:
- the scpB gene encoding SMC-Scp complex subunit ScpB produces the protein MNQELKYIIESLLFVSDTPLSVLKLKTIIDIEDSKLVIQALKQLDLEYETRKGGFYLKEVAGGYQLRTRPDYKEWIKKMLQNRPARLSKAAMETLAIIAYKQPVIRSDIEYIRGVDCGGVLRVLLERKIIRVMGRKEIPGRPMIYGTTQTFLEMFDLKDLKDLPSPKEIEDFNEDSKTTGD
- a CDS encoding aminopeptidase P N-terminal domain-containing protein is translated as MKYLPVNKDLFIQNREKLAKLLKPGSAAVLNSNDIMPSSADSIRRFVQHTDIFYLTGIDQEESILLICPDAKEDKHKEILFIRETSEKTAVWEGQKYTKEQGSEISGIKTVYWTSSFNEVFRELAFESEHIYLNTNEHLRADIVVETRDARFLKWCKQAYPLHKYERLAPIMNHLRAVKSDIEVELIKTACNITNKAFRRLLKFIKPGVWEYEIEAEIWHEFMKNRSRGPAYDSIIASGSDSCILHYIKNDKQCMDQDLVLMDFGAEYANYTSDLTRTIPVNGRFTDRQKDVYNSVLRVHDQAADMLRPGNTIKEYQENVVKIMEKELIGLGLLDAGQVKNQDKQKPLYKKYFMHGTSHHLGLDVHDYGNKYRPFEPGMVLSCEPGIYIKDEGFGIRIENNILITEDKPVNLMADIPVQAGEIEDLMNG
- a CDS encoding PxxKW family cysteine-rich protein, producing the protein MICTTVRNGFDCTFMTKKGCSYNGGVCHEIAEQCKGCSRIIEFESASYCSVSPEPALKWKNGICNMATHIKVENLKKQAKINPIKASKRGNR
- a CDS encoding aminotransferase class I/II-fold pyridoxal phosphate-dependent enzyme, which produces MSINPIAQELNTAIKNANHFLMEMFSKTGRRLFFPKGILSQSAEARQNAEDKYNATIGIATENLHTMHLSSVMSFLNTDKLRPSETLTYAPSYGIAELRQAWKDSIYEKNPSLKGRQISLPVVTNGITHGISVFADMFLDPDDVVIFPDKMWGNNNLIMSVRGDACISQYQMFNNQGGFNLEAFEARVKLEAQNNYKVVVFLNFPNNPTGYTVTEHEADRIVEILSDIAQKGTNIIAVADDAYFGLRYEDAPIKESIFARLCSCHPRLLAVKLDGATKEMFVWGLRVGFITYGTQITGGDYASFYEAMEKKTAGNIRGTVSNASHVSQRLVLKTLKSEDYPKQRAEKVEILKARANKVKELLSGSRFDDAWEMYPFNSGYFMCLKLKNVEAEALRVHLLKKYKVGLIATGKSDIRIAFSSVDKENIEPLFELIYKGVKDLEK
- the trpS gene encoding tryptophan--tRNA ligase, which codes for MAGKKRILSGMRPTGPLHLGNLHGALSNWIDMQDKYDCFFFIADWHALTSNYEDTANIPDYINNMIIDWLSAGLSPEKSTMFVQSHIKEHAELFLLLSMITPVPWLERNPTYKDQIIQMSNKDLSTFGFLGYPVLQAADIIIYKADGVPVGVDQVPHVEITREIARRFNYLYGNVFPEPEAILTKESKILGLDRRKMSKSYDNAVYMSDSPDIISSKVSKMITDPGRKLKSDPGNPEICNVFAFHKLYSAQDLVDEIDEQCRKAEIGCVQCKKKMGVNLVKFLEPITEKRAYYESKPKLVKEIILEGGNKARKTACQTMDDVRKAIKI
- a CDS encoding segregation and condensation protein A, translating into MDLLVFLIKKNEVDIYDIPIALITEQYLQYLDWMKAMNIDFAGDFILMASTLTHIKSRMLLPVHHDSDEEDEDPRMEIARPLLEYLRMKSAAEQLADRDFLGEDTFSRVPSQEDLKFDNSEQSIQVSMFELIKAFQNILENISKDHLVDFSRDRFSIKDKISAIIDILEQKGSIVFHELFSRNTDKDELIVTFLAVLELGKLGLVRIAQQFQTGIIRLFYL